AGTATATTTGATTTATGCGAAATTATGTTACCAGTAGTTGAATAGAAAGGGAGCCTTCAACAAAAATGTTGAAAACTCCCTCTATTTGGCTATTTTTATTTTTTGTAAAAACTCATAGCTGAGTAGTTACATAATCTTTAAACTATTTTGTTTTATATTTTCCTTCTAATGTAGCACTATCTAAGATATGCCCTTTCATCTCTTTATATAACTCATTTAAATAGTATCCACTTTTTAATTTTACCTCTTTATCTAGAGCATATATAGTTATCTTGTATGTATGCTCTTTATCTGGAGGAGCTGGTCCACCAAAATGTGAAGCCTCTGCTTTACTTAATCCTCCCATTGAAGATACCCAGCTATTAACCCCTTGAATTATCTCCTTATTAGTTAAACTAGCATTCTCATCTAACTTTGTTAAATTTCCAGGAATAATAGTTGTCCAGTGTATCCATGAAAATCCAGTTACTGGTATAGCATCATAATCTTCCATTACTAATGCAAAACTTTTTGTTCCCTTAGGTACATCTTTCCACTCTAGTGGTAATGAAAGTGATGGCATTCCTTTTATATTTTCTGTTCCATATTGTCCATATTTTTCTTTTATATACCCGTTTTCTATTCCAGAACTTTTAAGCTCAAATCCAAAAGCTGATACACCTAAAATAAATAATCCTGCTAATAAGCTCTTTTTCATAAACTTATACCTCCTATATTTTTTTTATAGGATAACATATTATTTTTACTTTGTTAATAACTTACTATTTTGTAAGTATCCTATCCCCAGTTCTTGAAATTTTGCTAAAACTGGAATCAGACTCCAGCCAAACTCAGTTAATTTATACTCTGTATGCTTAGGATAAACATCATACTCTATCTTTTCAAGTACTCCATACTCCAATAGCTCATTTATATGTTGAATTAACATTTTTTCATTACAGTTAAGTATATCTTTTTTTAAATCAGTTAATCTCTGGTTTCCAAGTCTGCTTCTCCATACTATCATAGGTGCCCATTTACCTCTTAATATATGAAAAATTGCCTCTAATGGACAAGTTATCTCTCTCACAAATTCCTCCTTATAAAATGAGGAAGCAATATTTTTAGTGCTTCCTCATTAACGTAATACTAATAATTTGTAGGCCATCATAAGTGTAATAATCAATAACATCTCTAATGAATAATTTTCCACTTTTATCCCCCTGTATAATTTTTTATTTTCTTTTAAACTTTTTTTCAATTTTTTAAGTCAAAAGAATATAAGGATAATTGTATTATATCATAATTACCCATATATTTAAATAGTTTTTTTAATTCTTAGGTGATACTGTGAAACTTAATTTGTTTATCTTGCTAATATTAGCAAGCTCTATAACATTTTCAGCCTCAAAAAGTGCTTATGATTATGAGGTTGTTGAAAAAAAAGGTGTTTTATACCTAAAAAAAGATAATTCTCCTTTTACAGGGAAAGTTATTTTAAAAAAAGATCGTAATTTTTATGTTAATGGAAAACCTCAGGGAAAATGGCTTACTTTTTACTCTAATGGTAATTTAAAGTCTATTGAAAATTGGAAAAATGGAAAGCTTTTTGGAAAATATGTTCTTTACCAAGAGAATGGAATAAAAATTTTTGAAACTACCTACCTTAATGGAAAAGATAATGGAGACTATTTTCTTTACCATGAAAATGGACAATTACAAGTACAGGGAAGATTTAAAAATGGTATTCCAAAAGGAACTTGGAAATATTATAACCAAAAGGGAAAATTAGTTGGTAAAGCTATCTATCCTGAAGATTAGTTATACTATATTTTGAGGAAAATTTACAACTTTTATAAGGAGGCCTTCATATGAAGCTCATATTAAAAAAAATACTAAATACTTCTGTTCTTGCTTCACCAAAAAAAGCATTTCAGTTGTGTAAAATAATTGCAAAAAGAGTAAAGTTAGGTAAAAGTATTAATATTGATTTTTTAGGAATTCAAGCTACAACACTTTCATTCCTTTACATAGTTTTTAGTAACGTTGCCAAAGAGTGTAACAAAAGTGCTAAGGAATTAAAAGCTCTTATCTCTATTTCAAATGCTTCTTATAATCTGATTGAAGAGATGAAATATTTGAGAGATAATTATAAAAAACTTAGCTTACAATTCTCAGCTATTGAGTATGATTACTCCTAATTTTAGCCCTCAAACTCTAATTAATATAAAAAAGTAGAGAGGATAGATTACAATTAATTTGTAACTTCCTCTCTGCTTTTTTATAACTCTATTCCTTTTTTTAATAACTCCTCTTTTAATTTATTCTTTTCTCTCAAATGAATTATTTTTATTCCCATTTTTTGAGCTGCCTCTACATTAGCTTGAGTATCATCTATAAACAGAGTCTCTTCTGGTATTAAGTTATATTTCTTTAAAATACTCTCATATATCTCTTTTTCCGGTTTTAATAACTTAACCTCGTATGATATAACCCCACCTTTAAAATAATTACTAAAATTGCATTTTTTTGCTATCTCTAAAAAAGATTCTCTATGAAAATTTGAAAGAATATACAAGTTATATTTTTTCTTTAACTCTTCTAAAAGATTTAAATTTGTTTCTAATGGAAAAAGTACATCTTGAATATTATTCTTCAATAATCTTCTAAGGCTCTCTATCTCATCTGGCAATTTTTGTGAAAATATCTCAAAAGCTTCATCATACTCAAGAGTTCCCCTATCTAAAGCTAACCACTCTTTACTCTTAAAAACTACCTCATAAAATTTTTCACGATTTTTCTCTTTCACATATTTCTCTATAAAGCTCTCTGGCTCATATGAGATTAGCACATTTCCTAAATCAAAAATAATATTTTTTATCATTTCTCTATCTCCTCCATATTTTAATAGCAAAAAAGCTGTCACAATTTTTGTAACAGCCTTTTTAATTATTATTTTCCTAACTCTGGCATAGTTTGAGCTAAAATATCATCTATATTTTTTACTAACTCAGCTTGAGCTTCTAAGAAAGCATCTACATCTCCAGATATCTCTATAGTTTCCATTATATCTCCTTGAGCTATGCTATCAACTACTTTTTGATCCTCTTCAGATATAACTTCTCCAAATATAGTATGCTTATAGTTTAACCACTCTGTTGGTACATGAGTTATAAAGAATTGTGATCCATTTGTATTTGGTCCTGCATTAGCCATAGCTAATAGTCCTTTTCTATCAAATACTACCTCTTTTTTAAATTCATCACCAAATTGGTATCCAGGTCCACCAGCACCTGTTCCTGTAGGGTCTCCCCCTTGAATCATAAAGTCTGATATTACTCTATGAAATTTTAATCCATTGTAATATCCTCTTTTTGCTAAGTGTACAAAGTTAGTAACTGTCATTGGTGCTACTTCTGGAAATAATTTTAAATTTATATCCCCCTTAGCAGTTTTTATTTTAGCGTTTAATACTATATTTTCCACCTGTTTTCCCTCCTTAATATCTAACGGTTTACCTGCTCTTTTATGAGCTTGGTAATAAAATCCTCCAGCTATAATAAGCAAAAGAATAACTATTTTTAAAATTTTCATAGTTCCTCCATATTTTAGCATATTTTTTTATTTTTTCATAGCTTGATTATAGGTATTTAACATCTCATCCTTAGATATAGTTCCATATATCTCATAAGCCCACTCAGAATCTAATTTCTTTTTTAATTCATCAATATTTTTTTGAACTCTTAAAACTTTTTCTTCTAGAGCTCTATACTCCTCCCTCACAGGTTGAAGTTTATATATACACTCTATCTGCTCCTCTTCTTGAATAGCATTTTTTAAATCCATAGCTAATTTATCCTCTTTATCTAGAACCTTATTTACTTTATCTAAGAGATTATACTTTGTATTTTCCATCTGCTTTTTTTCATATTCGAAAAGTTTTTTTACAACTTCTGCTCCTGATTCACCTTTAATTTCTTCTCTTATCTTTATTTGAGAGTTAATAAAATCTTCAGTAAATCCATTTTCTTTCATAATATCATAGATATATTTTTTTATATTTTCAAATTTTTCTTTATCTATCTCTTCATCTTCAGCTAGTTCTATCTTCAGTCCTTTATAGAGTTTTTCATATTTAGGTACTACTTCATTTTGTAGTATCTCTAAAGCTGAAATCTCATCATTTCTTTTTAACTCTTCCATTCTTTTATTTATTTTTACAAAAACTTGAAGTATTACTTCTTTAGAAAATTTTAAAATCTCATTACACTCTTTTCTTTCCATTTCTCTCTCCATAATATTGATAGAAGTGGCACTCAATTCCACCATTATATAATTTTCTATTTTTTGTAGCTTTCTTTCCAAAAGCTTTCTCAAAGCCTTTATGAGAGGTGATTACATAATACGACCATTTTGGTATTCTCATTCTACATATATCCCCTAATAAGCCATACAATCTCTCTACTGCCTCCTCATCAAGAAGTCTATCTCCATATGGTGGGTTAGTTATTAAAGCTCCATACTCCTCATTTCTCTCCATATCTAAAAAGTTTTGACACTCTAAATGGATATCATCTTCTACTCCAGCTTTAACTATATTCTTTCTAGCTATCTCTATAGTATCAGCATCTATATCTGAACCATATATTTTTACCTCTTTTTCATAATTTTCCATTGAAAAAGCTTCATCTCTCACATCTACCCAATCATTCTCTGGAATCAATTTCCAGTCTTCAGAGGCAAAATTTCTATTTGCTCCAGGAGCTATATTTCTAGCTATCATAGCAGCCTCTATTAAAAGAGTTCCTGTTCCACACATAGGGTCTACTAGTGGTAATTCTCCCCCATTCCATCTAGAAAGTAGTACAAGAGCTGCCGCCATAGTCTCTTTTATAGGAGCTTCATTTTTTATAGCTCTATATCCTCTCTTATGAAGAGGTTCACCACTTGTGTCAATCATTACTAGAAAAATATCATTGTGAGCTTGAATTTTTATAGCAAATTTTGCTCCATCTTCATAAAAATAGCTCTTTCCATATTTCTCTTTCATTTTCTCAACTATTGCTTTTTTTGTAATTTTTTGTATATCTGATTTAGAGAATAACTTAGATTTTACAGAACTTACCCAGCTTACTGGAAACTCCCCATTTTCCTCTATAATATCTCCCCATGGAAGCCTTTTTATATTGTTAAATAGTTCATCAAAGGTAAGTGCTTTAAACTCTCCCATCTTAATAAAAACTCTATCTGCACATCTAAGGTGTATGTTAGCTTTAGCTATATCTCTCAATGTTCCATCGAACTCTACTCTTCCATTGAAAGCTTTTACATTCTCAAAATCTAAAGCTATACATTCATCTCTCACTATACTCTCTACTCCCATAGTAGTAGATGCTATTAAAGTTACCTTATTTATCATCAGTTATTAACTCCTCTTTTTTATTTAAAATTTTTGTACAAATTAATTTTATCATTCCAAATACTGGTACTCCAAAAAACATTCCCACTGGTCCAAATAGGCTACCTCCTATAAGTATAGAAACAACTACCCAAAAAATTCTCATTCCTACTGTTTCACTTACAATTTTTGGACCTATTACCCATCCATCAACAGCTTGAGCTACTAAAATAGCTATTCCTAAAAATATCAATTTAAAAGGTTCTGCTAATCCAACTAATAGAATAGCAATACTTCCAGCTACAATAGATCCAACATATGGAATCATATTTCCCATTCCTATCATCATTCCACTTAAAAGAGCGTATGGAGTACCTGTTACAAACATTACTAAAAATGTTATTATCCCTACTGCAATCGATACTATAATTCTTCCCCATACAAATTTTAATAAAATCTCTCTTGATTCTCCTAAGAATCCCATTATTCCTTTAGCTTTTTCCTTAGTAAAAATTAGTGACAGAATATTACTAATAAATTTTATAAAATACTCCTTATCTATAAGTATTAAAAAAGCTAAGAAAAATCCTATAACAAATTTAGTTAGAGCTATTCCCCACCACATAATATTCCATAAAACTGATATTCCAAAATTTTGAAAATATCTCATATTTTCCTTTATAAAATTTGTAATACTTGTTTTTATCTCAGTATCACCTAATAATAGTAGCCCTTTTGATTTTAAAAACTCTATCAGTTCACTTGTATATTTCTCTAATTGTACCTGCATTACTGGAAGTTTTCCATATAGATCTTTAATACTCTCTATAACTTGTGGAGCTATAATAGCTATAAAAATTCCTATTAAACTAAATACTAAAAGTATTGTCACTATCACAGCAACAACTCTTTTCATTTTAAATTTTTTTTCGATTATACTCACTATTGGCTCTAAGAATATAGTTATAAAGAAAGCATGAATTACTGGCACTAGATATCCTATATATTTGCTATATAATTCATGAAACGTGTCATATTGCTGTAAAAAACTCTGGATAACTATTAAAATTACTCCAATACTTATTATTTTTATTCCTTTTGCTTTTATCATAATTTACCCTACCTTATAATATAGTCTAATTCTTCATCACTATTTGTTTTCTGCCCTACAATTTTTATTAAAAGTCTATCAGGAATTCCTATTATAACCTCACCCGGTGAACTTATCCACCCTCTTTTTACATTTATCTTTCTTGGTGAGTTTGAACTAGTTACCCTTACCATATTATCTTTTAATTTAACATTAACTCCACCTAATACTGTATCTACAAATATATCTTTTTCCTCTTTCTGTAATGGGTACACATATTTTAAATTTCCATCTACATAAATCTCTACTTTTGAAGGTTTTTCATCACCAAGCTCCATAACTTTAATTCCTAAAAAGTAAAAAAATAGTATAAAAAATAGATATATTATTAAGTCCCCTATTCTAAAATACTTTCTTTTTTTCATAGGCTAGTTTAAAGATATTCCTATCTTCTCTCCCATATATACCTTTGTTTCTATTCCTTTTTTAGTATTTTCTAATAGATCCTCATCTATCTTTACTTTTCCCCTTTCAAAAACAAGAACACATGTTGAGCCTCCAAAGTAAAAATATCCCTTCTCTTCACCTTTCTTTACATAACTATTCGATTTATAACTTTGTTTTATTCCACCTACCATAGTAGCTCCTACTTCAAACATAGCTATATCTCCAAATTTTTCTGTTTTTAAAATTGAATACTCTCTTTTGTTTTCACATAAAATTCTAAAATTTTTCTTTATAGCATAAGTTGATACAGAATAGTATACTCCATCTATTAATTTACTCTCACTTATTTCACCATCTGCTGGAAAGTGAAATCTATGATAATCTATAGGAGCAAGTCTTATTATCATAAAGACTCCATTTTTATACTTATTTGCTAACTTTTTATCCGCAAAAAATTCTTCAAGAGTAAATTTATCCCCTTTTATATAAAACTCTTTTTCCCTATCTAAATTTTCAAAGGCTAAAATTTTTCCATCTGCTGGTGAAGCCAAAACATTTTCTCTATAATCTACAGTTCTAGCCCCTTCTTTTAACTCTCTATAGAAAAAATCATTAAAAGATTTAAACTCTTCAACTCTTTTTTTAGCTTCTGCTATATTGATATCAGCTTGCTCTATAAAGCTAGGTATTTTTTTTACTGATTCTGGTTTATCCATTTTTTTTCCATAATATTCAGTTAAAAACTTCTTTTTTACCACCAAATTTAGTGGTAACTCTCCTAGAGGATTATAATACAAAAATTTAAGATACTTCTCTCCGGGAACTTTTTCTACTTTTATCTCTCCTGTTTTTCTCTCTATATACTCTATTTTTTTGAACTCCATTATTCCACCTTTCTTTTATTTTTTTTGAGATTTTTCTATTTTTAGTGTATAATATCTATAGCTACAACTTAATCATTAAGGAGGACAATATGAAAAAAATCGCTCTTATAGCGCATGACAACATGAAAAATGATCTTGTTGAATTTAGCAAAAAACATGCTGATTTTTTCAAAAAATATCCATTAGTTGCTACAGGTACTACTGGAAAAAGGATTGCTGAGGCAACTGGATTAGAAATTCACAGATACCAATCTGGTCCAATTGGTGGGGATCAACAAATCGGAGCAGATATCGCTATGAATGAGATTGAAGCAGTATTTTTCTTTAGAGATCCACTTACTGCCCAACCTCATGAACCAGATATATCAGCTCTTATCAGACTTGCTGATGTTCATAAAATTCCTATTGCAACTAATCAATCTACTGCTGAATTATTGGTTTCAGCTTTAAAATTGAAGTAATTTATATAAGAGTAACAGTTCTGTTACTCTTATTTTTCTATTTCAGCTTTTATTCCTTTTATTAAATTATACTTTAATTCTATTAAGTCAGATGATAGATCTACCTTATAATTATGTGGATTTTCTAGTCTTTTTCTTTCAACAGATACCTTCTCAAGACTATCTAAATAATATCTTTGTGATGACATTATATCAAATAATTTTTCGTACTCTGTCATTACAATCTCTCCATTTATAACATAATCTCTTGTCAATTTCTTTACAGTATACTCGCCCTTTTTTAAGGTACTTGATTTAAACTCGTATTTTTCATCTCTTATAGTGAGAGTTTCTCCTTTTATTAATAGCTCTTTATCCATATCGTTATTTACAAGAGTTATTAAATCAGCATAAGCAAGCTCATTTTTATCATAAATTCTATATACTTCTTTAAATCCCGGATTAGATATTTTTACGATATCTTCTGAAAGTTTGATTACTGGATTTTCATCTATTTGAACAATTTTATAAACCCCTCCAAAACAAGGATTAGATTTACTTACAGCTATCTCATCTCCCACTCCATAAAGATCTGCACATGCCCCCTGCTCTCTTAAAGAACGAATAAGCTCCTCATTTAAAGAGTTAGTTAAAACAATTTTAGCTTTTTTTAAACCTGCCTCATCTAATAGTACTCTACATTTCTTCGATAGATATGCTAAGTCTCCAGAATCTATTCTCACTCCATACATTCCCTCATAGGAATCATCTATTCCACAATTTTTAAATGCTTCTATAGCATTTTTTATCCCCATTCCTAATGTATTGTATGTATCTATTAATAAAATAAGACTATTTTTTCCACGATTTTTTCTATGTTTTATAAAAGTTTCAAAAGCTGTTCTTTCTGCATTACTTCCTACTCCAAAAGTTTGTACATATGAATGTGCCATAGTTCCTACACTAGGTATACCATATTTATATTCAGTCATAAGATTAGAGTGATTTACACATCCACCTATTACTGCTGCTTTATTTCCAGCTACAGCACTATCAAATCCATGAGCTCTTCTACTTCCAAAAGATGATACAGCTATTGGATAAGCAGCTCTTGTAACTCTTGATGCTTTTGTTGCTATTGCCATTTGCATATTAATTATATTCAATATTGGTGTCTCTAATATTTTAGCTTGAATTAATGGAGCTTTTACAGTAAGAACTGGCTCATTTGGATATGCTATCTCTCCATCTCTCATAGCTAATATATCTCCAGTAAACTTTAATTTTGAAAGATATTCAACTAGATGTTCTTCCTCTAAGATTTCAGAAAAATACATTCTTTTCTCTTCTTCAGATGTACTATTTAAAATTTCAATTAAATTAATTACCTCTTGTACTCCTGCTACAACAGCAAAACCTCCATCTTGCGTCTTTCTAAAATATACATCAAATACTGCTATTCTCTCTTGCATATTTTCCATTAAAAAGATGTCGCTCTCTGTGTACTGATATCTATCTGAATTAATAACTCTAGCAAAATCTGTTAGTACTCTTGATTTATTCATTTCTTCCACTCCTCATACCTCATATTGATATATCCATATAATTATAGCATTATTTTTCTTTTTTTACTACAAAACATCTTCTTTTTTCAAAAAAATAATGTTATCATATTCTAAGTAAAAATATTTTTAGAGGTGAAATTATGAGAGCAGTTGTACAAAGAGTTAAATATTCAAGTGTTACAGTAAATGGAGAAATCGTTGGAAAAATAGATAAAGGACTTTTAGTTCTACTAGGAGTAACTCATACAGATAGTGAAAAAGAGATTAATTGGCTAGCTAAAAAAATAAAGGATCTAAGAATTTTTGAAGATCAAGATGGAAAAATGAATCTTGGACTAGAAGAGATTAATGGGGAACTTCTTATTATATCTCAGTTCACTCTATATGGTGATTGTATCAAAGGACGTCGTCCCGGATTTGTTGATGCTGCTAAACCAGATTTAGCTAAACCATTATATGAGAAGTTTTTAGAAAAATGTAGAAGTTTTGGAATAAAAACAGAAGCTGGAATATTTGGAGCAGATATGAAAGTTGAGCTTTTAAATGATGGTCCAGTAACTCTTATCATTGATACTAAAGATGTAGCTAATTTAAAATAAAAATTTAGTAACTGCTTAGCCACTTTTTTAATGGCTAAACAGTTACTTCCTACCTACCAAATGTAATTAGCTGCCTCTGTAAATCCAGATGAAGTTGAGAAATATTTAGCATCTATTGGCTTTCCATCTCTCAATAAAACTTTTCCTGAAGTTGCTTCTATAGCTTTTATAGAACTCTTGTTCTCCTTGGCATTATTATATACCTGACTTTCAGTTGTATCTTTTACATGAAATCCATCTTTTTTATATTTATTTTTTAAATAATCACTTAGTGCATAAGTTCTAGCTGCTACAGCCTGTGCTTTTAGTGCTTCTATACCAAAACTCTCTGGCATCTCACTAGGAACAACTTGTTTTAAGTAATCCTCTATCTTTACCTTGTTTATAACTCTTATTTTTTTTGAATTAGTCGTTGATGGCTTAATAATCATATCTCCTCTGTATCTAGGTGTAGTTGTATGTCCCTTTTTAAGCCCTTCTAAAGTTATATAATACCCATGAGCTGTTATTTCCAAAGGATTTACTGTTTTTACTCTGTGTTTTCCATCGACACTTACCCAAAGTCTATCTCCATTATTTACTATTACAATTTTTTGTTTAGCTGGTACATCTATTTTAAATCCAGCTCCATCTATTCTTATTTTATTATTACTATAAAGTGTAATTTTACTATGATCTAAAGAGTTATTGGTAGTTATTCCTACATTTATTGTTTTTTCGACACCTTTAATAGAATACATATCCTTTAATTGAGAGTTGGGATAGTGTCTTGATAGTATCTCCTTATATGTATATCCATGGTTCTTAGATAGATCAAAAGCTGTATACTGTCCCATCCCTACTCCATGTCCATATCCTCCACCATAGATATTTGCTCTTCCACCTGTATATTCAATTGCAAAATATCCTGATGGTAAAAGAGAAATATTTCTACTCACTGGAGCATCCTGATACTTTCTATTTCCCCCTCTAGCTCCATACATTACTATATCGCCACTACTCTTTGTTGTAGTCTTTGTAAGAGAGAATAGCTTTCTAATATTTAATTCTTTTGCTACTAAATATTTGTTACTGCTTGTTGTTACAAGTAGATAAGTTACTACTCCTGATTTTCCTCTTCCTGCTACCTCTACATTTACTATCTTTCCAACACTACTCTCTGTTATCTTCAAAGATTTCCACTGTCCATTAGATAAAGTCAAAACTTCAGCTGGTCTTCCTCTATAAACTGATGGTAAATTATTTTTTATAGCATTAAAAAACTCATCTTTATCTAATCCTATTTTCCATCTCCAATATGGAGAGTTATCTCCATATCCTCTTACATCTAAATCCTTATAGAACTTTAAAGCTTTTTTCTCCTCTACTCCCTCAAAAAAATCATATCCATGTTTTTTTAAAGTATCATTTCTAGCTATAAGATAATCTACACTCTTTCCTTTAAAACTATTTGGAATTGGTAAACCTCTTTTCTTAAAAAAGCTACTATCTAACGTATAATCTCCACTCTCTACTCTACTCTTCTCAACCTTATAAGGTACTCCACCTACCTCACGATAAGTTTCAGTAGAACTACAACCTGCCAAAGCTATCCCAATAACTATTGTAGCTGATAATTGTTTTAAAATTTTCATATATCTTCCTTTCAAATTAATCTAAAATTATTCCATTATTCGTTATATACTCTCTTACTTTCTCAAGCTCCTCTTGAGTATCAACCCCTATTATCTTATAAGGTGTTTCTATGACCTTTATTCTATATCCATTTTCTAAAGCTCTTAGCTGTTCTAATGACTCTGATAACTCCAATGGTGTAGGTTCCATTTTAGCATACTCTATTACAAACTCTCTTTTATAACCATATATTCCTACATGTTTATAATAATTTTGTATATCCAATTTTCTTGGATATGGAATTATACTTCTTGAGAAATATATTGCATATCCTCTTTTATCAGTAATTACTTTAACATAATTTGGATTTTCAATCTCCTCCATACTATCTATCTTATACTTTAAAGTACTCATAGCTATAGTTTCATCTTTAAAAGAATCTATTAAAGAGTTTATCATTTCTGGCTCTATAAGTGGTTCATCCCCTTGAACATTTATTATTACATCATAATCTCCATATTTTTCACAAACTTCTGCTATTCTACTAGTTCCATTCTCATGCTCTTTACTAGTAAGTACAACCTTTCCTCCAAATCTTTCTACCTCTTCATAAATTCTCATATCATCTGTTGCTACTACTACCTCATCTAATTTAGAAAGTTTTGCTCTCTTATATACCCACTCTATCATAGTGTGTCCACAAATATCCTTTAGTGGTTTTCCCTCTAATCTTGTTGATGCATATCTTGATGGTATTACTCCTAAAAATTTCATTTTACATCCTCCTTAAAATCAAGTACAATATATGGTATAATTATACCAAATATCTTTTAATATTAAAATAGAAAGGAAAAAAATATGAAAATTTATTTTGTTAGACATGGTGAAACAGTTTGGAATACTTTAAGAATTTTTCAAGGCTCTTCTAATTCTCCACTTACTGAAACAGGAAGAGAGCAAGCTAAAAGATTAGGAGAAAAGCTAAAAGATACTAAATTTACTAAATTCTATTCCTCTCCTCTTGGTAGAACTATTGAAACATCTGAGTTGATAATTGGGGATAGAGATATAAATATTGAGTATATAGAGGAGTTTAAAGAGATTTCAG
This is a stretch of genomic DNA from Candidatus Fusobacterium pullicola. It encodes these proteins:
- the dtd gene encoding D-tyrosyl-tRNA(Tyr) deacylase; amino-acid sequence: MRAVVQRVKYSSVTVNGEIVGKIDKGLLVLLGVTHTDSEKEINWLAKKIKDLRIFEDQDGKMNLGLEEINGELLIISQFTLYGDCIKGRRPGFVDAAKPDLAKPLYEKFLEKCRSFGIKTEAGIFGADMKVELLNDGPVTLIIDTKDVANLK
- a CDS encoding nicotinate phosphoribosyltransferase → MNKSRVLTDFARVINSDRYQYTESDIFLMENMQERIAVFDVYFRKTQDGGFAVVAGVQEVINLIEILNSTSEEEKRMYFSEILEEEHLVEYLSKLKFTGDILAMRDGEIAYPNEPVLTVKAPLIQAKILETPILNIINMQMAIATKASRVTRAAYPIAVSSFGSRRAHGFDSAVAGNKAAVIGGCVNHSNLMTEYKYGIPSVGTMAHSYVQTFGVGSNAERTAFETFIKHRKNRGKNSLILLIDTYNTLGMGIKNAIEAFKNCGIDDSYEGMYGVRIDSGDLAYLSKKCRVLLDEAGLKKAKIVLTNSLNEELIRSLREQGACADLYGVGDEIAVSKSNPCFGGVYKIVQIDENPVIKLSEDIVKISNPGFKEVYRIYDKNELAYADLITLVNNDMDKELLIKGETLTIRDEKYEFKSSTLKKGEYTVKKLTRDYVINGEIVMTEYEKLFDIMSSQRYYLDSLEKVSVERKRLENPHNYKVDLSSDLIELKYNLIKGIKAEIEK
- the kdsB gene encoding 3-deoxy-manno-octulosonate cytidylyltransferase, with amino-acid sequence MKFLGVIPSRYASTRLEGKPLKDICGHTMIEWVYKRAKLSKLDEVVVATDDMRIYEEVERFGGKVVLTSKEHENGTSRIAEVCEKYGDYDVIINVQGDEPLIEPEMINSLIDSFKDETIAMSTLKYKIDSMEEIENPNYVKVITDKRGYAIYFSRSIIPYPRKLDIQNYYKHVGIYGYKREFVIEYAKMEPTPLELSESLEQLRALENGYRIKVIETPYKIIGVDTQEELEKVREYITNNGIILD
- a CDS encoding SpoIID/LytB domain-containing protein — protein: MKILKQLSATIVIGIALAGCSSTETYREVGGVPYKVEKSRVESGDYTLDSSFFKKRGLPIPNSFKGKSVDYLIARNDTLKKHGYDFFEGVEEKKALKFYKDLDVRGYGDNSPYWRWKIGLDKDEFFNAIKNNLPSVYRGRPAEVLTLSNGQWKSLKITESSVGKIVNVEVAGRGKSGVVTYLLVTTSSNKYLVAKELNIRKLFSLTKTTTKSSGDIVMYGARGGNRKYQDAPVSRNISLLPSGYFAIEYTGGRANIYGGGYGHGVGMGQYTAFDLSKNHGYTYKEILSRHYPNSQLKDMYSIKGVEKTINVGITTNNSLDHSKITLYSNNKIRIDGAGFKIDVPAKQKIVIVNNGDRLWVSVDGKHRVKTVNPLEITAHGYYITLEGLKKGHTTTPRYRGDMIIKPSTTNSKKIRVINKVKIEDYLKQVVPSEMPESFGIEALKAQAVAARTYALSDYLKNKYKKDGFHVKDTTESQVYNNAKENKSSIKAIEATSGKVLLRDGKPIDAKYFSTSSGFTEAANYIW